A stretch of the Fusobacterium varium genome encodes the following:
- a CDS encoding putative inner membrane transporter, with protein sequence MIEKENFYLLAATFFWALGLIVGKFCSAEMPPMTLTLIRYLLAGIGMGIIHYIKEKEFHIASEDILYILMLSFVGIVLNGVLFFKGIGMTSSVNTAIISSTTPVIVYIISILFFKEKINIKNILSMILSISGILLLLTNGKISLLLSIKLNLGDLIILGAVVSNSIYIIGSKKVLKKYSPSKILTFLFIFTALILSPALYMERNMYKINEVSLKAIMSLLYMGVFSSLLAFILQQKGIKKIGAVKAAMYTNLIPIYSIGLAFLILGEKVTMIQISAMFLVVFSLMINYKKDKINRI encoded by the coding sequence ATGATAGAGAAAGAAAATTTTTATCTGCTTGCAGCAACATTTTTCTGGGCTTTGGGATTGATAGTAGGTAAATTTTGTTCAGCAGAAATGCCTCCAATGACATTGACTTTAATTAGATATTTGTTGGCAGGTATTGGAATGGGAATAATACATTATATTAAAGAGAAAGAATTTCATATAGCCAGTGAGGATATATTATATATTCTGATGCTGTCATTTGTAGGAATAGTTTTGAATGGTGTATTATTTTTCAAGGGAATAGGGATGACATCTTCTGTCAATACTGCAATAATATCCAGTACAACTCCTGTAATAGTATATATAATAAGCATACTGTTTTTTAAAGAGAAAATAAATATAAAAAATATTTTATCAATGATACTTTCTATAAGCGGAATATTACTTTTATTAACTAATGGAAAAATTTCTTTGTTATTATCAATTAAATTAAATCTGGGAGATTTAATAATATTAGGTGCAGTAGTATCAAATAGTATATATATAATAGGTTCAAAAAAAGTTTTGAAGAAATATTCCCCCAGCAAAATATTAACTTTTTTATTTATTTTTACAGCTTTGATTTTGTCCCCAGCACTGTATATGGAAAGAAATATGTATAAAATAAATGAGGTGTCTTTGAAAGCGATAATGTCATTATTATATATGGGAGTATTTTCATCATTGTTGGCTTTTATACTGCAGCAGAAAGGGATAAAAAAGATAGGAGCAGTAAAAGCAGCTATGTATACTAACTTAATTCCAATATATTCCATAGGATTAGCATTTTTAATATTGGGAGAAAAGGTCACAATGATTCAAATATCTGCAATGTTTCTTGTAGTATTTTCTCTTATGATTAATTATAAAAAAGATAAAATTAATAGAATTTAA